The DNA window ATTCGAGCGGGTCATCCGGCCGGGCGATCGCGTCGTGCTCAAGTTGAACCTCGTCGTCGCGCTGCCGAGCGGCACCGGGTTCACGACCGACGTGCGCGTCGCGGAAGCCGTCGCGAAGCTCGCGCTCGACGCCGGCGCGCGCCAGGTCGTCTTCGCCGACGGCTCCTCGGTGGCCCCCGGCACGCCCGTCGCCCACTACCGTCCGGAGGCGACGCGGCTCGCGTTCGAGCGCGGCGGATTCCGCGATCTCGCGCGCCGGCTCGACGCCACCCTCCTCGATCTGAACGAGGCCGGGCGCGAGCCCGGCGGACTCGACCTCGTGCGCGAGGTCAGGCTGACGCGCGGCGTGCAGCGCAACTCCTACTGGCTCGCGAAAGCGTTCCTCGACGCCGATCGCGTGATCTCGGTGCCGGTGCTGAAGAACCACGAGTACGCCGGCGTCACGCTCGCGCTGAAGAACTGGATCGGCGTCGCGCCGGCCGGCGTCTATCACGCGCCGTCGGTCCGCGTCGGCAAGGGCACGCTCGATCATCAGATGCGCCCGCTCGCCGGCCACATCGTGGACCTCGTGATGGCGCGGCCGCCGGACTACGTCGTGATCGACGCGCTCGTCGGCATCAACTCGGGCGTCCGCGCCTATCCCTTCCGTCCCGGACCGGGTGGGCCGATGCGCGCGATCCTCGCGGGCCCGGACCCCGTGGCCGTGGACACGGTCGGCTGTCTCGCCATGACGTACGATCCCGCCACCATCGGTCATCTCGTGTGGGCGGAAGCGGTGGGGCTCGGCGTCGCCGATCCGGCGAAGATCACGATGCGCGGCGCCGACGTGGGCGCCTTCCGTCAGGAGTACGCGACGCCCGTCAACGGCATGTACGTGCCCGGTCGCTTGAAGGCACGCGCGTGAGCGCGCGGCGCTTCGTGATCGTCGCGGCGCTCGTGCTCGCGGCCTGCGCTCCGGCGACATCGATGACGGGTCCCGCGGGGCCGATCCCCGAGCTGTGCGCGTGGACCGGTCGCTACAAGGGCGCGTGGGTGTTCGAGGAGGAAGAGCGAATCGTCGCGTACTTCGCGCCGACCAATCTCGAGGAGTACCGTCGCACGCTCCCCGGGGCGTTCGCGATGCCGGAGCGTCCACTCGTCCGCG is part of the Candidatus Methylomirabilota bacterium genome and encodes:
- a CDS encoding DUF362 domain-containing protein; amino-acid sequence: MTTRRRFLRGLSALAVTGCASSVPLGSGVPLPTTGYYYHLTRDWRPRPRRVIHDVRPPIVGIAHAPDGALLDPARLVREAIEQAGGFERVIRPGDRVVLKLNLVVALPSGTGFTTDVRVAEAVAKLALDAGARQVVFADGSSVAPGTPVAHYRPEATRLAFERGGFRDLARRLDATLLDLNEAGREPGGLDLVREVRLTRGVQRNSYWLAKAFLDADRVISVPVLKNHEYAGVTLALKNWIGVAPAGVYHAPSVRVGKGTLDHQMRPLAGHIVDLVMARPPDYVVIDALVGINSGVRAYPFRPGPGGPMRAILAGPDPVAVDTVGCLAMTYDPATIGHLVWAEAVGLGVADPAKITMRGADVGAFRQEYATPVNGMYVPGRLKARA